Below is a genomic region from Microcaecilia unicolor unplaced genomic scaffold, aMicUni1.1, whole genome shotgun sequence.
agaaaaagctaATATCACAGCTCTGTTATTGAAAGTGTgggtggctcttaaaagagcctttGAGTTGGTTGGATAGATTCAAATAAGAGTCAGGTCCTTTAGCCTCCGAAACCATACAGGGTACGGCCCTGGCGCTTCAGGGCATACACCACATCCATAGCTGTTACTGTCTTTCTCTTGGCGTGCTCAGTATAGGTGACGGCGTCTCGGATAACATTCTCCAAGAAAACTTTCAGCACCCCACGAGTCTCTTCGTAGATGAGACCGGAGATACGCTTGACTCCGCCTCGGCGAGCCAAGCGCCGGATAGCGGGCTTTGTGATCCCCTGGATGTTATCGCGTAACACCTTCCTATGCCGCTTAGCGCCCCCTTTCCCTAAACCCTTCCCACCTTTACCACGACCAGACATTTTTAGCCTGTAAAGTGAAAAGCTCTACAGAATAACAAAAAGAGAGATGTCCAACTAATATAGACGTCAAGCGGACCTTATGGAGAACTGGATTCTGAAACAAAAGCGGGACTGctgaatcctcccctcccccacaattcGTTCCTCCCACTCGGTGTTTATTCTTCAACTTTTTTAAGGTTTCATGTGAGAGGAAGAGAAATGAACTTAACTGATCCTATGCGGGATGTATATTTTATGTGTACATACCGTTCACATAAAATGTTGGTATATTGGAAGCCTCGTGAAGGATATTTACATGGGATATGAGGAGAAGTAGGGACATATAAAGTACCATCTAACCTGCCCTTCCCCAGTCTCCACTCATTCCATACTAAAACTTCTTTTGTTCTCTACTTGTTTTTCCCATTACTGCTTTAAACTGATTTATTTTTCCAGTATTCTCAAGTGTGGTATTAGCAGACTATTTATCTGCTTTCAGGAAAAATGTGGAACAAAAATTGGTAATACCAATCATATCAAATTTGCCTCACAAAGGACACTCCAGAGAGCAGGGAGGCCACGATTTAAATTCCAAGACGACTCTGCAACTGGGGGTGCAGCAATGCAAGAAAGCATAACTCTAATGTCACGTCCGGATTTAGAGCACAACCAGTATTGTGTGCAGTAAACCACAGGCCTTAATGTTCACTTACTTGCAGAACtagatatctgggtttaaaaaaggtttggacaacttttggaggaaaagtccatagtctagtattgagacagacatggggaagccactgcaagCCCTGGAACTGGTctcatggaatgatgctactatttatgtttctgccaggtacttgtgacctggattgcctactgctggaaacaggaaactgggctagatggatgattagtctgacccagtatggctattcttttgtttctTATGAGGTGCCTGTAAATTTGAGTGCATCTCTTCCCTATTTGCTGCTCTGCTTTGGTTATCCATTGTCTTTTGATTACAGTACAAGCTTCTTCTACTTTCAGGACTTTTCGTGATTACTCCCCCAGTTATTTGGCTTCCTTAACTGTTCTTCCTTGTTCTTCCATCCCCATCGTTGGTACGGCTTGCTACTACACAGCAGAGTGTTTTTTATTTCCTGGCAATGCTTATATGGAACCAACtccacagtggcgtacctagggtagttgacacctggggtcggtcattttttaacaccccccctccaaaatccattactaggcataccgagaatacaaaacactcaggacctatagagcaattctaccataccataag
It encodes:
- the LOC115459742 gene encoding histone H4; translation: MSGRGKGGKGLGKGGAKRHRKVLRDNIQGITKPAIRRLARRGGVKRISGLIYEETRGVLKVFLENVIRDAVTYTEHAKRKTVTAMDVVYALKRQGRTLYGFGG